The genomic segment GGTGTTCCTTTATTACAAGCGTCCGCAACAATAATGGATTACAGAAATGGTCATGTTCTTGCAATGGTTGGGGGACGTGGTAAACAAGGTCCGCAATCAATAAATAGAGCTTATAATGATTTGCGTCCTATCGGATCATCTACAAAACCATTAACGGTATATGGTCCTGGTATAGATCAAAAAATTATAACTGCTGCAACACCTATAAATGATGCACCAATACCTCCTGAAATCGGAAAGAAGTATTCTCCAGCAAAAGATGGTCCTTATAATCCTCTAAATTCCCCTAATGAATATTCAGGACTTATGACCTCAAGAGATGCTCTTACGCATTCAAAGAATACTGGTGCAGTTTTAACAGAAGATAAGATCGGTATGAAAACTGGTATTGAATACGGTGAAAAGCTTGGCCTAAAGTATAACGCTGCTTCTAAGTCATCAATGGCAGCTGTTGCTTTAGGACAATTCAATAACTCTCCAAGTGATAGGGACGGTGGTAATACATCTATTTTAGCTGCTGCATATGGCAGCTTTGGTAATAACGGTATATATACAGAGCCTATGCTATATACAAAAGTAGTTGATTCTACAGGTAAAGTTTTACTTGATAATACTTCGCCAAAACAAGCAAAAGTTTTTTCACCACAAGCTGCATATATTCTATATGATATGTTAAAAGGACCAGTAAATGAATACAATGCTACTGGTGCAAAGTGGGGCAATATGCCTGTTTCTGGTAAAACTGGTACTACTTCTAATTCCACAGATTTATGGTTTGCAGGACTTTCACCTTACTTATCAGCTTCTGTTTGGATTGGATATGATAATCCTAAAGAACTCCATGGTAGTTCAAGTGGGTGCGCTGTTGTTTGGGGAAAATTAATGGCTAAAGCTCATGCAAAGTTAGAGGTAAAAGATATAGAAGAGCCTAGCGGAATAGTAAAAGCTAGTGTTTGTAAGGATTCTGGTGAACTTTCAACCCTTTTCTGTAATTTTGACCTTAGAGGAAGCAGGGTTTATGAAGAATTATTCATCGATGGAACACAACCAACTTCAAATTGCACAATACACTCTGGCACTAATCGATATAATTTTAATAACGGATCTTCGGCTAATTTAAACCCTGCAGATAATAATTCAAATTCGGGTAATGCCCCAGCAGATTCCGAGACTCCTCCTGCAACTAATAATGACGCACTAGCTCCACCTGTCGTTGGTAGTACGGAACCTTCACAGAAAACTGAAAATAATAATGAGAATAATAATTCAAATTCTAATAATGCTAGCACTGGTGGTAACAAGAATACTACACATAATTCTTACGGACCTGGTAGTAACAATCAGCATCCACCAACAAATAATTAAATAGCTCAAGTATATTATGAATTTGCTAAATTTTAAATTTCTATAAAATGAAAAAAGATAGAGGATAATCAAATATCAGATTATCCTCTATCTTTTTATTTATTTGTAATAACTTCTTTTTCAGCGCCATCTTTTAATATATTTAAAACATTACCGCTCTCAGCGCTAATAAAAAACTTCCAACTAATATTTGCCTCCTTATCATTTTTACCATCTATAGTTACAATGTAACAGACTTCATATATTGGATTTTTTTCTTTTTCCATTCTATTATCTGCATAAACTAAATCAGTTTCATCTTTAACTACAGTTTCTTTATTGTATTTTTCAAAAGAGTCAACGGATATTTTTTTTGCTTCTCCACTAGAAATATTTATTACAGGATCTTTACATTCCCTTTGCATTGTAGAGTTGGAATACCCATCTAGAAATCCACTTTCTTTATCAATATTTAATTTTATTTCATCGAAATAAAACGGATATCCATTCTTTTGCTTTGTATATATGAATGAGTAATATGGCAGCTTTTTAGCATCCTCATTGCTATTAATTGTCTTTAAGACCACTTCTCCATCATATATGTTCTTTAAGTACCCTTCTGCTAAAGTTCTAGCATCTTGTAAATTAATTTTTGTTGCATTTGCTGGAATTTCTTTTTTTGCAAAACCTATTACATTATTATCTTTATCTAAATCTATACCAAAACCTTGAGTTACTATACTTCTATGAACTAATTCATTCTGACTATTTAGCGTCCTTCTTCTTTCATATTTTATAGATTCTAAATTTTGTTCAGTATTTATTGCATTAATTGAATATAACCTAGCCATAAAATCCTTAGATGCCCTAATATCTTTTGCACCTGGACCAATCAGATTATACAGTATTATGACTATTATTATGATGAGACAAACTAAAATTATTCCCCCTATAATACTCGCTTTCCTTAACTTCATTAATTACCTCCCTTGCAGACTTAACATTGCTATTCTATTTTATTATACCATATTTTTATACTAGTCACATTCAAAAAAATAACAATTCCATCTGTTCCAACAGCCAATCCAAATTTAATTCATCAGAGCCTTATTTAGACTATTAGACACTACAAACTGAATAATTTTATAAAGAATGACTATATAATTTAGAACTCATATATGTTGCAATTCAAAATGCACATTTCACAATTACAACTAAAATTCTTATAGTATTTTCGGAATTATTATGAAGGATTATTTTCGTAATATATATTAGAACTTTGTACTTTCAATTTCCATGGTGTTCAACTTCAAAACTAGATTTATTAGATGAATATATTTGTAAAATTTCTAATACTTTAAGCTCGTATCTTAACTAGAAATCATAAATATATTTGTGTAGAAAACATTTGAAAATGAGCTGTTAAAGGTTCTTAGCTGTAGGTTGTTCCATTTTAGCTTGTGAAGTGAGAGTCCAAAATTTTATTTTGGGTTCTCGAACTTCCTCAGCAAATGTAATGAGTCGAGCTTCCCTAGGAAAGTTGGAGCATGCTAAAGTGGATACACCCTGCTGCTTAGAACCTTCAGCAATATTTTCATAGCTTTTCGGAACAAAATATTTATGATTTGGTAAGTAGACTAGGGAATCACTTCCCTAACCCCTCTCAGAACCGTACGTGCGGATTTCCCGCATACGGCTCCCCACATTATAATTCACAGTATATATGATATATCTTCTTTTAAGTTGAAAATATTAACATATATTTTAGCTTTAGGTATTTTGAAGCACTCAAACATAGTGTCAAAACTTCTCCAGTTATAACTTCTTTTCTGACTTCTTTTGTTTAGCCATTTAAAAGTTAGTTTTCTTACTAAATATCTGAAAGTTGCGAGACTTAAACTGTTGTCAGTGATTCCGTAATACCTATAATATCCTATTAGTCTCTGTGTCAGTTTCTCCATTAATAATGTGAGCGGCACTGTTCTATTATTCTTTAACCATTCATTCAATCTCTTTATGCTAGCTCCAAATTTCTTTGAGCTAGTCTTCCTCTTAACTCTAAAACTTCCATTCTTTCTGCAACTGCAGAAGTGTGTAAATCCTAGAAAATCAAAAGTTCTATCTTTATATGATTCTAACTTTCATGCTCTCTTGAATTTTCTATCATAGTAGGCATTCTTACCGAAATATAATATTTTAGTTTTATCTTCAGCTACCTGCAAGTTAAATTTGTCTAATCTGTTTTTCAATGCTTCATAGAAAGCTTTCGCTTCGTCTTCATACTGAAAACAGCAAACAAAATCATCCGCATAGCGTACTATGTACGCCTGTCCTTTACACTTCTTTTTGATAAAGTTATTAAACCATATATCTAAAACATAATGTAAATAAATGTTTGCTAATGTTGGAGATATTATTCCCCCTTGTGGAGTTCCTTCATATACTTTATAAAACTTTCCGTTTTCCATTATTCCAGTTTTCAAAAATCTACCTATATATCTAAGTAAGTTCTTGTCTGCAATCCTGTGTTCAAGAAATTTCATCAACCACTTGTGGTCAACATTATCAAAGAATCCTTTAATATCAGCATCTACAACATAATTCACATTCTTTTCAGATAAATATACATTTAAGATTTTAAGAGCATCATGACAACTTCTATTTTGTCTAAACCCAAAAGAACTATCAATGAAATCTTGTTCATATATTGATTTTAATATTTTATTAATGGCTAATTGTACAACTTTGTCTTCATATGCCGGTATACCTAGAGGTCTTTTCTTGTTTGAACCAGACTTATCTATGTATACTCTCCTTACAGGCTGCGGTCTATATTTAAAAGTCTTCATTCTAATTAGTAGATTATCAATATTATTCTCTAAGTTAGTTTCATATTCTTCCTTTGTTACCTTATCCACTCCTGTAGCCTTATTTCCGCTCAGTTCATAATGGCATAAAATTAGCATTTCCTTGTTAACTAAATGCATTAGTGATGTAAATTTCTCTTTAGGATTATTTCCAGCTATTTCTGCTATCCTCTCAAGTTTTGTGTACATTTTTTTCCTCCTCTGTGTGAGAATTTCTGTTTCTCTTTTCAAGGTCTATAATATGTTACACCCTTCCCTCCATGGTCATTACTCATTTCTTCAGTACTATGGTGTAATCCGACTACTCATTATCATTTGAATACCTCTGATTTCTAATCATTGTTTTCCATACTCTGAAGTCAGAGAATAATGAGTCCTCCCAAGTTGACGTACTATATCAATGTATACCATGCTACACCTTAAAACCACGAGAAAGCACAGATATTCTTGCAATAATGATTATCTATGTTCTGACTTCTAATTTACCGATATTATCGTCCTTTCTGACTTTGTGATAATTTCGTGGCTAGTAGTTTCAGCATTCGCTTGCGGCCTGGTACCTTGTTTGTCTACACTTAACTTATTACATCGCCATAATAAGCCCAAGACTAACTAATGACTGGTTGCTGGCCTTTGTCATGCAGGATTCCCACCTGCTATATAGTAATAATGAGGAAGGTTAGCCCTCATTATCTTTTACGCCCTTGCTTGGCGTACCGGTAAGTTACCACATAAATTTAGTTTTACAGTTGGATATCTATATTCTCCACACACAAAAAGGCCTACTTTAAATACTAATTGTATTCTAAGTAGGCCTTTTTAAATCTAATATTCAATTATTCATTCATTTAAAGTCCGTATTTTATATTTCTGGAAACCATAAATCAATTTCTTCTTTAGCACTTTCTACAGTGTCTGATGCATGAACACAATTTTCTGTCTTACTTCTAGCATATCTATGTCTTATTGTTCCTTCTTCTGCATCTGTTGGACTAGTTGCTCCATTAATCTTTCTTATTCTTGCTACAGCATCTTCACCTTGCAATATTAATGCACATAGTGGGCTCCTTGTTATAAACGTTATAAGTTCCTCATAAAAGTCTTTTCCTTTATGTTGACTATAATGCTTTTCAGCAATTTCTCTTGTAGCTCTCATAAGCTTTAGGGCTACTATTTTTAAACCATTATCTTCATAACAACTTAAAATATTTCCTATTATATTTCTTTCTACTCCATCTGGTTTAACTAATACTACGCTTCTTTCAATCATACGAAGACCTCCATATAGTGTAATTAATTCATATTATTCCCTAATATATATACATTATACTAAAGATTCTGAAAATTTTAAATACTTTTGTGATTATCATCTAATTTTTAGATGTATTATGATATAATAAAAAAATAAATAATGAAATATATGTTAAGTTATATGAATCACTATAGCTAGGAACAATCAAATAAATAACAAGTATATTTGCCATCCTATTTTACATCATTGGAAGCTCGACTCACATGCGCTCACTGAGTATTCACAGAGTAAGCGGCCATCATCAAATCACAGATTTGAATGTCTGCTTAACTAATTCACACCAAATCATAGATTTGGTTTCTCTGCTCATCAGCAAATTGACCTAATAGGCCTGATATGAGAAAAACATATTTTATCAAAAGTATCGATTTATAAAGGAATTGGAGGATAAACACATGATTAGATATTCAGCAATAGTACAAGGAAGAGTACAAGGTGTTGGTTTTAGATATTTTATTCAACTTACAGCTTGCAAACTAAATTTAACTGGTTGGTGTAGGAATCTTATGAACGGAAATGTAGAAATTGAGGTTCAAGGACTAGAAACTAATGTCTTATCTTTCGTTTCCGAAATAAAAAAAGGAAATGGATTTGCTAAAGTTTCCGATATAGATTTAAATATACTTCCAGTATTAGATGGTGAAAAAAAGTTTTCAATTAAATATTAGTCAAAAAATAGAATGTATACATAACCCAACTAATACCTGAACTTATACAGATAACTCTCCGAAATGAATAACATACTTTTGTTCCAGTTTCTAGGTAATTCTGATGGGTGATTCTAAGTCTATAAAGTTGCATCCAAAGTGCTAGCCTCAAAGAATAAGCGCTCACAGAGAAAGTTCGAAGAACGAAATATAAAATTTCGATTCTCACTTTTTGAACTAGCACATTTGGAACAACTTATAGCCAAAGAATCACATCCATCATAATTACCAATGAAACATTCCACAAAAGTATATTACTCATTTCTATCTGGAGGATATTTCATAGTTTACGTATAGTTTATGATTGGGTATCCATACTATAGATATCCAACCCAAAAGATATACCTATACTTTAATCTTTGTGAATTATACTAGAAATTAGATACATGTTTGAGAAAGCGGCATTTGAAATTGAGTTGTGATAGTTCTTAGTTGAAGGTTGTTCCATTTTCTGCTTGTCCTAAACTTGTTTTTGGAGCATGCAGAAATGAGTTCAACCTTCCACTTAGAACTATCCAGCGAAAATTTCACTAGTCCGCTGGAACAAATTTGTATCTAATTTCGGTTTTCCCACACATAAATATAATTTTAAATTTGGATATCCATACGCGTAAAGCTTAACCAGTAATCACCAAATTGTAGGGGGAAGAGAGTAGCTCATTAATTTTCCCTCTGTAGTTTGGCGTTTTCTTTTTTCTCGCTTACAGCTCCTTCCTAAACTTACTAGTATCTCATATATTATTTCCAAGTTTTCCTTTTTAGGAATGAAATTAAGGCATATTTCTTTAAGTTTACTTCCTATAGTTGAATATATCATAAGCATACTTATTTCTCTATTTTCTTCTGTTTTATACTTAAAATACAATTCAGAATAAACTGTATTTATTAGCAAAGTTATTATCAATCTACCATAAAGCAAACAATTTAAGTAATCAATTCCTGCTGATTTGACATAGTCAATCTTTCCGTAGCTTTTCCAGCATTTAAATAAGAGTTCTATTTGCCATCTTAACCTATAAATATCAAGGAGCATGTCCACATCGGCTTGTTCTTTTTCAATGTTTGTTATCATAATAACCCAGCTCATCAGTTCCTTGTCAATTTTCTTTGGGGCTCTTCCTTGAGCTTTTGCTTTTTCTCTAGCCCTTCGGATTCGCAAATTCACAATTTCTTCTGGTAATCTTTTTCCTATTACTCTAAATTCTTCTCTATTATTTTGTTTCATTCCAACATATAAATAAGTATCTATAACACCGCTCGATTTCTTTAAGAAATCAATCATTTCAACTTTTTCAAAATTCCCTTTTTTATAATTTTCTTTATAAAGTGCAGTATTATATTTAATTTTACTAAGAAAAAAAGCAGATTTCTTTTCAAGCATTTTAAAACACTTTTTATCGAAATATCCTAAATCAACTAATAGAATTTCATTAGTGTTAATTTTGTCCGCCAAAGTTTTCATATATGAATTATCATTTGTTGTGCCATCCTCAAATTCAAATGTTTCAATCTGCTTACTTTTGAAACTATATACTGTTTGTATTTTCATTTCAGATGCCGACTTATCTTCTGAAAAACCTTTATAAAAATCTCTTAACGAGTCATTTAGCTTGATTAAGCTACTATCGCAGATTTTTATATCATTAAAGGCTTTAAATATTTCAATGTGATTGTGTTTAATGCTCTTAATTATTTCATCCTCAATAATATTTGTAAGAATAGTTTTTAAAAAGTTTGAACCTGCCTTGAGCTTATTTTCTATAGCTTGCCTAGACACTTTCAAATTAGGGTTTATATCTTCACAAAAATTTGCTATATTTCTTAATGACGGATTTTCAAGACTATAAACTCCAAAAGTAAATGCTTTAAAAAATGTAAATCCATCCAATTTACTATTTCTTTGTGTAAATCCAGTAGTCACGGCGGTTTTTGTTATTAATCTTTTTGAAAAAAGATTAATAATTTTCTTAATTTTATCCATACTACTTAATGAATTTAAATTAATTTTCATTAAAAGTCATTCCTTTCTTTTTTGTGTTTATTGTTAGGAATGACTTTTTTTATTATTTTTATAACTGTTAATATATGATTTAACTGTAAAAATACTCATTAGCTTTACGCGTATGTTTGGATATCTATAAGAATTTAGCTTATCATACATTCTATTGTTTAATTTCTATTGCAATTATTCTACTTCTAAATCTTTTATTCTACCTTTTTTCTTTAATCTCAATAATAATTCCTTTGGATCATTATTTATTATAAGTTCTTCCGGGAATTCTATTGATTCTAGCATATTAATAGCTTCTGTAAATTCCCCAATACGAGTACAAAAGTGCGCATCACTATTTATTATTAGCTTAGCCTCGTGTTCCTTACATAGCGATGCTATTTTTGTACAATTACCTAAACTTCCAATTCTAGATGTTGTAAATGAGCTATTGTTAATTTCTATTAAAACATCATTTTCCTTAGCACACTTTATTACTTCTTCAAAGTCAACTGGAACTCCTGGATTTCCAAGATGACCAATTATATCAACTTTTCCACTCTTTATTACGTTTATAAAAGCTTGTGTATTTTCTGCAATATTTCCAACTTTGTAAACTTCATCATGTATACTTCCAATTACAATGTCCAATTTCTCTAATGTTAAATCATCCATGTCTAAGCTTCCATCATAATCAATTATGTTAGCCTCAGTTCCATAAAGCATTGTAACTCCAAAAAGTTCTCTTGGCAGCACCTTATAATTATTGAAATACCATATATGCGGAGAATGTGGCATAGTAATTCCGTGCTCTGTAGTACCAAGCACCTTTATTCCTTTCTCCGAAGCAGCTTTTGCATTTTCCATTAAGGTTGAGTAAGCATGGCCGCTTGCTATAGTATGAGTATGCACATCTAATGCATATTTCATTATATCACCCCATTTATCTATTTTTGGTAAAACTATATATGTTGCAAAAATAATTCTTCATCGTAATTCTAAAAATATTACAAGAACTTTAGCTGTAATTGTGCATTGTGAAATGTGAATTGTACATTACAACAAATATAGTTTATAAAGTATTTAATTATTATTTTTCTCAATTACTATGTTATCATATTTAAATTTTTATTCAAATACGATCAGACCTCCGAAAACATTTACTTAAAAATAATTAAAAGTTGGATGTATTCATAAACATAAAATAACAAATACAAAATACTATAATTATTTTTCATCATAGGTATATTGTTTTCTTATATGCTCTATTAGTTCAATATACTTAGCTGAGATGTAGTTAAGTTATACAACTATAATTCCCCAACAGAACAGAATATGATATTAATTGAATTGTGTCAAACAGAACGACTGTTAATGCGAACAATGCAAATTACTATACAGAGCCTTATTGTTATAGAATCAGTATTATGAAAAATAAACTCAACATACTAACTTATTATTTTTTATTGTATCGTCTTCTTCTACTTCCTATTTTACCTTTATCGCTCTTGTCTTTGCTTTTGTTTTTATATAAATATAGAACTATAGCAATTACTGCAAATATTATAAACAAACCTATTATTATAAGCATTATCTTAGCATTGCCGCCTAATTCCTCTACCTTTTCATAAACTGGCTTTGTAGTTTCTTTTTTCATTTTATATGTTTTAATATTCCCCTCTTCATCTATTATTGCGCAGTCTCCATTAAGTTTTTGAAACATCTCCGTTACACTTAAATAATCTAGAGAGTCCTCTAATACTTTATTATCTGGTGAGGTTAATACAAGCATTGCCTTTTGGCTGTTGTATTTTGATATATCAAATTGGAAATTTGCAATCTTATAGCTAAAAGGTTCTGTTAATTGAAGCTTTTCGTTTGATAAAAATTTTGAATAGCTTTCATCATACTTAAACCATAATTTATCATTTATCTCTGGAATTAATTTATTAGTTTTTGGTGTTCCATAGACTATTATATTTTTCTTTTTATCATCAGCTGTCACATTTGAATTACTGATAACTTTAAAATCTCCATTATTGTAGGTAACATCTTTTCCTAAAAAACCAATAACTTTTTCTAATGAATTCATTTCTTTAGAACTTAGACTATCTGGAACAATCATTGCAGTATCATTAAACATTTCGTCTTTTACGAATGGTGCACTGTAACTTGAAAAATAATATCCTTCCGTATCGTTATCACCAATATATAAATACGAATCTCTTGTAACAAGGGCCCAAGGCATATCCTCTTCTCTTTTTTCACAATATGTATCTTTTAAAATTAAATCAAAACCAAGCTTTATATCTAAATAGTTTGTGTAACTTATATCATTTGGTAAACTAAGCTCCAATTCATCATTTAAAGCCTTACCCTTATCAAGTTTTTTACTTCCTATAGGTGTATTATTAACGTACACTGTAACTAAAGATTTATCAAAATCAAGATTATCTGAATATCTCATAAAAATTTTAAGCTTATCGCTTTGAGAAAAAACCTTATTTTTAGGAATACTATAGCTTATTCCAGCTTCTCTTCTAAAAACACCTTTTAACTGTATTTCTCCAATTCCCATACTATCAAAAGTGATTTTTCCACTTTTAGTATCTGGAACTGTATCTACCTTTAAATCTTTATTTACTTTATAAGTATCACCACTTAACTGAGATATTAACTCTTGGTTTCCCAGTGCTTTAACTCCTCTTATTAAGTTGTCATCATCATTACACAAAATCATCATGTTTTTAATATTTGTATTTTTTGAATACAATGAATTTGATATTTTTATAAGACATTCATCACTTTGATCATTTTCTTCTGTATACTCATTAGGAAAACTATTAAATTTTCCAATAAATATATTATTGGTATTTTCTCCTTTTTGAAAATCTCCATACTTAGTTATACTTATTTTATTTTCATATTTATCATTTAGTTTTTGTAAATATGAATTTAAGATGTATGCAGCACTAAGCTCTGAATCAGTGTAATCATCTGGAATTATAATTAATAAATCCTCTAAATCACTATCATTATCATGATTTTTTAAAAATGGATATGGAAAATCAGATATTTTATTATTGGAAATAATATTGTTAAAGGTTGTTTTTATGTTAGTACCATCTTTTATTACAAACCAATTAGCTGAATTAACATCATCTACACATGGGTCCTCAGATGATCTTAAGTAAGCTTCTATTTTTAATTCACTAGATCCAGTTTTTATTAGCTCCTTTGGTATAGATACCGTTAACTGCTGAACCTCTGAATCTGCTCTGTAATAAACTTTTTGAGAATAAAAAGGCGTTCCATTAACGGATAATTTTATATAGGAATTTTTACTATTATCAATTAATTGATTTATAGAAAAATTCATTTGAACTTCAGCTTTAGTATTTTCCCACCATTTATCTACATTGAAATATATACTATGACTTGAAAAAGTTCCATTAACGGATATGTCATTACTTAAACTATAAGTTTTTATACTTTCAGTTGTTTCTATATTATTTCCTTCAGATGCAGCAAATACTTCAGCACCTGTATTAAATATCAAAATCGCTGTAGAAAAAATAAAACACACGAAAAAAAATAATACTCCAAAGATGTGCTTTTCATTGTTCCTCATTACTTTATTTGAAATATATCCTTTCATGCTGCTCCTCCTTAAGAAAATCTTTCTGTCTTATACCACTTTGCTTCCTTTTTCAATACAACATCCCTTATATAATTGTAAAAACCAGCCACCGAAACTATAGCCCACATTTTGCAATAAGTAAAATAGCTTAAAAATATAATCAATACATTTTTTACATTCAATTCTCCTTTTTCCGTTGAAATTGCTACCATTACTGATAAGACAAATACTAATAATGCCATAAACCATAAAATAATCTCATACCCTCCAATATGAAGTTCAATTAAATTTGCTCCTCCAAGCAAAAATAAACAGTCTGATATTACACTTGCAGATAAAAAAAAGAAATAAACCAAAGTATAATATAGAATATCAAATTTTGTCACTCCTGCTTCTAATCCAAATAAATATTTCAGATTTTTTATTACCACATATATATTTCCTTTTGCCCATCTGTTTCTCTGCTTAAACCATACTTTAATAGTTTGAGGCTCCTGTTCATAAGTTACTGCAAGAGGCATAAATTTTATTTTATATCCCATTCTGTAAATTCTAAAGCTGACTTCTGTATCTTCTGTTATAGCTTTTGTATCCCAACCTCCCATTTCTTCCATCACTTCTCTTCTAACTACAAAATTAGTTCCTGGAATGGTGCAAAGTTTAAGCATATACCATCTTCCTGCCTGCGCCATCCATTGATATGTAAGAGTTTCTATATTAACAAAGTTTGTAAGTAAATTTACATCCTTATTTCTGCATCTAAACTTTCCAATAACTGCTCCCAATTTCTTATCTTTTATCAAAGTCTGCACCAAATACTTAAGAGCATTTTTATCAGGAGTATTATCTGCATCATAAACCGCTAAAATTTCTCCCTTGCTTCTTTGAAGACCTATGTTTAAAGCATTTGATTTTCCTTTTCCCCCTATTATATTATCAGTATTAATCACTATAAGATTTCTGCCATAATAAGTTTTTTGGACATTTTCAAGTACATCTTTAGAATTGTCGCTTGAATTATCATTTATTACTATAATTTCATATTTATCATTTGGATAATCCAATTCTAACA from the Clostridium beijerinckii genome contains:
- a CDS encoding transglycosylase domain-containing protein, which encodes MAINDNVKKPNNAPRKKKPSKKKKKKSKKIFKGICFGFIFCFLAMLVVCAGYAFAIIKTTPPLNVDAVLTLNQPSSIYDSAGDFMDNMQTDEERYVIDSSKIPSNLKNAFVSIEDERFYQHNGIDIQRIVGAAFLDAKRFVTGQKGLHGASTLTQQLLKNTILTNDVSLERKIKEAYLAINLEKALTKDQILTAYLNTIPLGGHVYGVEAASLLYFGKSTPDLSLIECAYLAGITQAPSSYSAYNNQKDPSPYINRTLTVLSQMHKLQYIDDAQYDKAANDVKNGGLVFKSIKKDYRLNYEWFVYPAVSQVKEDLKEKYKYSDEEVSKLMVNGGLKIYTTMDKDLQDFTQSTLDNYKNLGINNKESYDKDGVPLLQASATIMDYRNGHVLAMVGGRGKQGPQSINRAYNDLRPIGSSTKPLTVYGPGIDQKIITAATPINDAPIPPEIGKKYSPAKDGPYNPLNSPNEYSGLMTSRDALTHSKNTGAVLTEDKIGMKTGIEYGEKLGLKYNAASKSSMAAVALGQFNNSPSDRDGGNTSILAAAYGSFGNNGIYTEPMLYTKVVDSTGKVLLDNTSPKQAKVFSPQAAYILYDMLKGPVNEYNATGAKWGNMPVSGKTGTTSNSTDLWFAGLSPYLSASVWIGYDNPKELHGSSSGCAVVWGKLMAKAHAKLEVKDIEEPSGIVKASVCKDSGELSTLFCNFDLRGSRVYEELFIDGTQPTSNCTIHSGTNRYNFNNGSSANLNPADNNSNSGNAPADSETPPATNNDALAPPVVGSTEPSQKTENNNENNNSNSNNASTGGNKNTTHNSYGPGSNNQHPPTNN
- a CDS encoding YcdB/YcdC domain-containing protein gives rise to the protein MKLRKASIIGGIILVCLIIIIVIILYNLIGPGAKDIRASKDFMARLYSINAINTEQNLESIKYERRRTLNSQNELVHRSIVTQGFGIDLDKDNNVIGFAKKEIPANATKINLQDARTLAEGYLKNIYDGEVVLKTINSNEDAKKLPYYSFIYTKQKNGYPFYFDEIKLNIDKESGFLDGYSNSTMQRECKDPVINISSGEAKKISVDSFEKYNKETVVKDETDLVYADNRMEKEKNPIYEVCYIVTIDGKNDKEANISWKFFISAESGNVLNILKDGAEKEVITNK
- a CDS encoding group II intron maturase-specific domain-containing protein; its protein translation is MNEWLKNNRTVPLTLLMEKLTQRLIGYYRYYGITDNSLSLATFRYLVRKLTFKWLNKRSQKRSYNWRSFDTMFECFKIPKAKIYVNIFNLKEDISYIL
- the ltrA gene encoding group II intron reverse transcriptase/maturase; protein product: MYTKLERIAEIAGNNPKEKFTSLMHLVNKEMLILCHYELSGNKATGVDKVTKEEYETNLENNIDNLLIRMKTFKYRPQPVRRVYIDKSGSNKKRPLGIPAYEDKVVQLAINKILKSIYEQDFIDSSFGFRQNRSCHDALKILNVYLSEKNVNYVVDADIKGFFDNVDHKWLMKFLEHRIADKNLLRYIGRFLKTGIMENGKFYKVYEGTPQGGIISPTLANIYLHYVLDIWFNNFIKKKCKGQAYIVRYADDFVCCFQYEDEAKAFYEALKNRLDKFNLQVAEDKTKILYFGKNAYYDRKFKRA
- the ndk gene encoding nucleoside-diphosphate kinase, with translation MIERSVVLVKPDGVERNIIGNILSCYEDNGLKIVALKLMRATREIAEKHYSQHKGKDFYEELITFITRSPLCALILQGEDAVARIRKINGATSPTDAEEGTIRHRYARSKTENCVHASDTVESAKEEIDLWFPEI
- a CDS encoding acylphosphatase; this encodes MIRYSAIVQGRVQGVGFRYFIQLTACKLNLTGWCRNLMNGNVEIEVQGLETNVLSFVSEIKKGNGFAKVSDIDLNILPVLDGEKKFSIKY
- a CDS encoding IS4-like element ISCb2 family transposase, whose amino-acid sequence is MKINLNSLSSMDKIKKIINLFSKRLITKTAVTTGFTQRNSKLDGFTFFKAFTFGVYSLENPSLRNIANFCEDINPNLKVSRQAIENKLKAGSNFLKTILTNIIEDEIIKSIKHNHIEIFKAFNDIKICDSSLIKLNDSLRDFYKGFSEDKSASEMKIQTVYSFKSKQIETFEFEDGTTNDNSYMKTLADKINTNEILLVDLGYFDKKCFKMLEKKSAFFLSKIKYNTALYKENYKKGNFEKVEMIDFLKKSSGVIDTYLYVGMKQNNREEFRVIGKRLPEEIVNLRIRRAREKAKAQGRAPKKIDKELMSWVIMITNIEKEQADVDMLLDIYRLRWQIELLFKCWKSYGKIDYVKSAGIDYLNCLLYGRLIITLLINTVYSELYFKYKTEENREISMLMIYSTIGSKLKEICLNFIPKKENLEIIYEILVSLGRSCKREKRKRQTTEGKLMSYSLPPTIW
- a CDS encoding phosphatase, whose amino-acid sequence is MKYALDVHTHTIASGHAYSTLMENAKAASEKGIKVLGTTEHGITMPHSPHIWYFNNYKVLPRELFGVTMLYGTEANIIDYDGSLDMDDLTLEKLDIVIGSIHDEVYKVGNIAENTQAFINVIKSGKVDIIGHLGNPGVPVDFEEVIKCAKENDVLIEINNSSFTTSRIGSLGNCTKIASLCKEHEAKLIINSDAHFCTRIGEFTEAINMLESIEFPEELIINNDPKELLLRLKKKGRIKDLEVE